One genomic region from Nostoc sphaeroides encodes:
- a CDS encoding ABC transporter substrate-binding protein — MNVRKIAIAASILGIISGSVIGCTNSSPDGNTAANTDTKPATNISAETKIATGNRKLRSVAFTVGDLSNPFFVVMGQAVEAEAKRIGGKDVNIIVASSAYDLNQQANQIENFTAANTDVIVLNAADKRGIRPIVERAKQAGRIVIAVDTGAEGGVDATITTNNVQAGEVSCKYIADRLKGKGNVVIVNGPPVDSVIQRVSGCENVLSKYPNIKILSQNQNADGSRDGGLRVMTDLLTTFPKIDAVFAINDPSGLGAELAAKQAQRKDFFIVGVDGAPEAITAIAAKDGLYAATATQNPRGMAQKAVQVGNDILNGKKPANPTILIPVKLITKDNVSTEKGW, encoded by the coding sequence ATGAATGTGAGAAAGATTGCGATCGCAGCTAGCATACTAGGTATTATTAGTGGCAGTGTTATAGGCTGTACAAATAGTTCTCCCGATGGCAACACTGCTGCTAACACTGATACTAAACCTGCTACCAATATTAGTGCAGAAACTAAAATTGCCACTGGGAATAGAAAGTTGCGATCGGTTGCCTTCACCGTTGGCGATCTAAGTAACCCTTTCTTCGTCGTTATGGGACAAGCAGTTGAGGCAGAAGCGAAGAGAATTGGCGGAAAAGATGTCAACATTATTGTAGCTTCCAGTGCCTATGACCTCAACCAACAAGCCAATCAAATTGAAAATTTTACGGCTGCGAATACTGATGTCATTGTTTTAAATGCTGCTGATAAACGTGGAATTAGACCAATAGTTGAAAGAGCAAAACAAGCAGGTAGAATTGTCATTGCTGTAGACACAGGTGCAGAGGGAGGTGTGGATGCCACCATCACTACTAATAATGTCCAGGCTGGAGAAGTTAGTTGCAAATATATTGCTGACCGCCTTAAAGGTAAAGGCAATGTAGTAATAGTTAATGGGCCGCCAGTGGACTCAGTAATTCAGCGAGTTAGTGGCTGCGAGAATGTATTGTCTAAATATCCCAATATCAAAATCCTCTCTCAAAACCAGAATGCAGATGGTAGCCGGGATGGAGGACTGAGAGTTATGACTGATTTGCTCACAACCTTTCCGAAAATTGATGCTGTTTTTGCTATTAACGATCCGAGTGGACTTGGCGCAGAACTAGCAGCAAAGCAAGCACAACGTAAAGATTTCTTTATTGTAGGGGTTGATGGTGCGCCAGAAGCAATCACTGCGATCGCAGCTAAAGATGGTTTATATGCCGCAACTGCTACTCAAAATCCCCGAGGAATGGCCCAAAAAGCAGTTCAGGTTGGGAACGACATCTTAAATGGTAAAAAACCTGCTAATCCAACCATTCTGATTCCAGTTAAGTTGATCACAAAAGATAATGTCAGCACAGAAAAAGGCTGGTAA
- a CDS encoding sugar ABC transporter ATP-binding protein translates to MTTTIETSFPDAPSITPVLEMQGITKRFHGVSALQNVNLTIYPGEVHALMGENGAGKSTLMKILAGAYIADEGEIRINGEPLKITDPATARKSGINLIYQELNVAPNLTVAENMFMGTELRRGQLLDRKAMQLEAEEVLESLGANFTAQTIVGTLAIAEQQQVEIARALKDKSRVLVMDEPTAALSDRESEHLFEVIRKLRRDGIAIIYISHRMEEIYALADRISVLRDGQYIGSLTRSEISPQRLVQMMVGRSMQDFYEHQRQMNPGPVVLSVRNMSDARKKIEPASFELHAGEILGLAGLVGAGRTELSRLIFGADRKASGEVFLNGKKLEINTPSDAIAAGIGYVPEDRKDQGLFLEMSARKNIAINTLKQDAKAGVVNWGSVNRLSTDAVENFNIRLANLEIRALDLSGGNQQKLMLARWLAIKPRVLMLDEPTRGVDIGAKSEIYRIMSELAAQGVAILMVSSELAEIVGMSDRVLVMREGQLVGELDGSLGQEITQEKIMHYATGASEVLES, encoded by the coding sequence ATGACAACAACTATTGAAACCTCATTTCCTGATGCACCAAGCATCACCCCTGTATTAGAAATGCAAGGGATTACAAAACGATTTCATGGTGTATCTGCGCTGCAAAATGTTAATCTGACGATTTATCCAGGAGAAGTTCACGCCCTCATGGGTGAAAACGGAGCAGGCAAAAGCACATTGATGAAAATCCTGGCTGGGGCTTACATTGCCGATGAAGGAGAAATTCGCATCAATGGTGAACCCCTGAAAATTACCGATCCGGCGACAGCACGGAAATCGGGGATTAATCTCATTTATCAAGAACTGAATGTTGCACCGAATTTAACCGTTGCCGAAAATATGTTTATGGGTACGGAGTTGCGGCGAGGTCAGCTTTTAGACCGCAAAGCTATGCAACTCGAAGCCGAAGAAGTGCTAGAAAGCCTTGGAGCTAATTTTACAGCGCAAACTATAGTTGGTACCTTAGCGATCGCAGAACAGCAGCAAGTCGAAATTGCCAGGGCGTTGAAAGACAAAAGCCGCGTTTTGGTAATGGATGAACCAACAGCAGCCCTATCTGACCGCGAAAGTGAGCATTTATTTGAGGTAATTCGCAAACTGCGGCGTGATGGCATTGCCATTATCTACATCAGCCATCGCATGGAAGAAATCTATGCCCTAGCTGACCGGATTAGCGTACTGCGCGATGGTCAATATATTGGCAGTCTGACACGCAGTGAAATTTCTCCCCAACGATTGGTGCAAATGATGGTCGGTCGCTCCATGCAAGACTTTTATGAACATCAACGGCAAATGAATCCGGGCCCAGTGGTGTTGTCAGTCAGAAATATGAGCGACGCCCGCAAAAAGATTGAGCCGGCTAGTTTTGAACTTCATGCTGGAGAAATTCTGGGTTTAGCGGGGCTGGTTGGCGCCGGACGCACAGAACTATCCCGGCTGATTTTTGGTGCAGACCGGAAAGCCAGTGGTGAAGTATTCTTGAATGGCAAAAAACTGGAAATTAATACGCCCAGTGATGCCATTGCGGCGGGAATTGGCTACGTCCCAGAAGACCGCAAAGATCAAGGTTTATTTCTGGAGATGAGCGCCCGCAAGAATATTGCCATCAACACACTCAAGCAGGATGCAAAAGCTGGAGTTGTTAACTGGGGTTCAGTTAATCGGCTCTCAACAGACGCGGTAGAGAACTTTAACATCCGCCTAGCCAATTTGGAAATTAGAGCGCTGGATCTTTCTGGTGGGAATCAGCAGAAGCTAATGCTAGCGCGTTGGTTAGCCATTAAACCGAGAGTTTTGATGTTAGATGAACCGACACGCGGCGTAGATATCGGTGCCAAAAGCGAAATTTACCGAATTATGAGCGAATTAGCAGCACAAGGTGTAGCTATTTTAATGGTTTCCAGCGAACTAGCAGAAATTGTCGGCATGAGCGATCGCGTCTTAGTGATGCGAGAAGGGCAGCTGGTAGGCGAACTGGACGGCAGCCTTGGTCAAGAAATCACCCAAGAAAAGATTATGCACTACGCAACTGGAGCATCGGAGGTATTAGAATCATGA
- a CDS encoding ABC transporter permease subunit, translating to MSQTVRPPANKVANNPASGNRKSISTLLEVAGILPILVIICILFAFLSPNFLTGGNIVNILRQASINIVLATGMTFVILTGGIDLSVGSILAVSAVVALLVSLLPALSWAAVPAALLAGLFLGLLNGALITFLDVPPFIVTLGSLTALRGVAFLVAKGTTLINRDINFAWVGNTYIGPFPWLVIIALLTVIVSWFVLRQTVLGVQIYAVGGNERAARLTGIKVNRVLLFVYGISGLLAGLAGIMSASRLYSASGIIGQGYELDAIASVILGGTSFTGGIGTIGGTLLGALIIAILNNGLTLLNLSYFWQLVVKGLVIILAVTIDRLRRRSRR from the coding sequence ATGAGTCAGACAGTCAGACCGCCTGCCAATAAAGTAGCCAACAATCCCGCATCTGGCAACCGGAAATCAATTAGCACTCTCTTAGAAGTTGCCGGTATTCTGCCAATCCTAGTAATAATCTGCATCTTATTTGCATTCCTTTCTCCCAACTTCCTCACCGGCGGTAACATCGTTAATATCTTGCGTCAGGCATCAATCAATATTGTGCTGGCGACAGGAATGACCTTTGTGATTCTCACCGGAGGTATTGACCTTTCAGTTGGGTCAATATTAGCTGTTTCTGCCGTAGTTGCCCTGCTGGTATCACTACTGCCGGCTTTAAGTTGGGCGGCTGTGCCTGCTGCGTTGCTAGCAGGATTGTTTTTAGGCTTACTCAACGGCGCTCTCATCACCTTTTTGGATGTACCACCTTTTATTGTGACGCTGGGTTCACTTACAGCCTTGCGGGGTGTTGCCTTTTTAGTTGCCAAGGGGACAACGCTGATTAACCGTGACATAAATTTTGCTTGGGTGGGTAATACATATATTGGCCCATTTCCTTGGCTAGTAATCATTGCGCTACTGACTGTGATAGTTAGCTGGTTTGTGCTGCGGCAAACTGTTTTAGGAGTGCAGATATATGCCGTCGGTGGTAACGAGCGGGCAGCCAGATTAACTGGGATTAAAGTTAATCGTGTCTTGCTATTCGTCTATGGTATTAGTGGATTACTGGCAGGTTTAGCAGGAATCATGAGTGCCAGCCGTCTTTATAGTGCTAGTGGCATCATAGGTCAAGGTTACGAATTAGATGCGATCGCATCTGTTATTCTTGGTGGAACCAGCTTCACAGGTGGTATTGGTACTATAGGCGGCACACTTCTAGGTGCATTAATCATTGCGATTCTCAACAATGGTTTAACCTTGTTGAACCTATCTTACTTCTGGCAACTAGTCGTCAAAGGTCTAGTAATTATTTTGGCAGTAACCATTGATCGGTTACGCAGACGTTCTAGACGGTAG
- a CDS encoding iron uptake porin translates to MLKIIFHSFFILFLAIPAVWAASPEDDRNLQGQVTSVSQFSDVQPTDWAFGALQSLVERYGCIAGYPNSTYRGNRALSRYEFAAGLNACLDRINELIATSTSDLVNKQDLAVLQKLQQDFGAELATLRGRVDTVEAHTATLEAQQFSTTTRLTAQIITAVSDTFGNRVGGDRDESNLYFSNRGRLNLESSFTGKDLLRVRLEFGNFANSNGTSQIAAATGTGMTRLNFDYDSNNTLLVPHIRYYFPVSDSLNFVVGPTGIGYTDISTTVTPPTIADDGNGVPSLFGSYSPLFRRGGGGGAANWNITKDLVLTLGYLASSPNVPSASNGLFDGGYNALAHLAYYGEQGAIGVAYSHGYSPAGVVDVAAGTGSALSNAPFGNNIATSNDIVGAQGFYRFSPNFQIHAWGGYIWANAENSGLSDISNGRGGTDSLFVNSGDNANVWFGAIGMSFPDVGGRGNLPGILFGIPPRVSNSDVRQDRDNAYHIEAFYRYRLNDNISVTPGFWVILNPENDSRNDTQYVGVIRTTFDF, encoded by the coding sequence ATGCTAAAAATTATTTTTCATAGCTTTTTTATTTTATTTTTGGCAATTCCAGCAGTTTGGGCAGCATCTCCAGAAGATGATAGAAATTTGCAGGGACAAGTCACCTCAGTTTCCCAGTTTTCTGATGTACAACCAACCGATTGGGCATTTGGTGCATTGCAATCGCTGGTGGAACGCTACGGCTGTATTGCAGGTTATCCTAATTCCACCTATCGCGGGAACCGTGCCTTAAGCCGTTATGAGTTTGCCGCAGGTTTAAATGCTTGTTTGGATCGGATTAATGAGTTAATTGCCACATCTACTAGCGATTTAGTTAATAAGCAAGACTTAGCAGTGCTGCAAAAGTTGCAGCAAGACTTTGGTGCAGAACTGGCAACTCTGCGTGGGCGAGTAGATACCGTAGAGGCACACACAGCAACATTGGAGGCACAGCAGTTTTCCACTACTACTAGGCTGACTGCTCAAATTATTACCGCCGTTAGTGATACCTTTGGTAATAGAGTAGGTGGCGATCGCGATGAATCCAATCTCTACTTTTCAAATCGGGGTCGTCTCAACTTAGAGAGTAGCTTTACCGGGAAAGATTTATTGCGAGTCCGGCTAGAATTTGGCAACTTTGCGAATTCTAATGGTACAAGCCAAATTGCCGCCGCCACAGGTACAGGAATGACCCGCCTGAACTTCGATTATGACAGCAACAATACACTTTTAGTTCCCCACATCCGTTATTACTTCCCAGTCAGTGATTCTCTTAACTTCGTTGTTGGGCCTACAGGCATTGGTTACACCGATATTTCAACCACCGTCACTCCCCCCACGATCGCAGATGACGGCAATGGGGTTCCCTCACTATTTGGGTCATATAGTCCCTTATTCCGGCGAGGTGGCGGGGGCGGTGCCGCTAACTGGAACATTACCAAAGACTTAGTTCTCACCTTGGGCTATTTAGCCAGCAGTCCCAATGTCCCATCGGCTAGCAATGGCTTGTTTGATGGTGGCTACAACGCCCTGGCGCACTTAGCCTATTATGGTGAGCAAGGAGCGATCGGTGTTGCCTACTCTCATGGCTATAGCCCTGCTGGAGTCGTCGATGTCGCAGCTGGGACGGGTAGCGCATTATCAAACGCTCCCTTTGGTAATAATATTGCTACTTCCAACGATATTGTTGGCGCACAGGGATTCTATCGCTTCTCCCCGAATTTTCAAATCCACGCTTGGGGTGGATATATTTGGGCAAATGCCGAAAACTCTGGTTTGAGTGATATTTCTAATGGTAGGGGTGGAACAGATTCTCTATTTGTGAACAGTGGGGACAATGCCAATGTCTGGTTTGGGGCGATCGGTATGTCGTTTCCCGATGTGGGTGGTAGGGGTAACTTACCGGGAATTCTCTTTGGGATACCGCCGCGTGTTTCTAACAGTGATGTCCGGCAAGATCGAGATAACGCTTATCATATCGAAGCATTCTATCGCTATCGACTAAATGATAATATCTCAGTTACTCCTGGTTTTTGGGTGATTCTCAACCCAGAAAACGACAGCAGGAATGATACGCAGTATGTGGGTGTGATTCGCACAACCTTCGATTTTTAA
- a CDS encoding N-glycosidase: protein MTIYFYKVWQPYGCFSNFSPHGIHIQSTYWPTVEHYYQAQKFVGSIDAAIIPLIHAAATPEEAAALGRCSTRQLRRDWDLVKTEIMREAVLKKFITHSDIREVLLKTGDEILVENSPTDSFWGCGANRAGLNHLGKTLMSVREEIRNLLSLTGIYE, encoded by the coding sequence ATGACCATTTATTTTTATAAGGTTTGGCAGCCTTATGGCTGTTTTTCTAACTTTTCTCCCCACGGAATCCATATCCAGAGTACTTACTGGCCAACGGTTGAGCATTATTATCAAGCGCAAAAATTTGTTGGCAGCATAGATGCGGCAATTATACCCCTCATCCATGCTGCCGCAACCCCAGAAGAAGCTGCCGCATTGGGAAGGTGTAGCACTCGCCAACTCCGTCGAGACTGGGATTTGGTCAAAACGGAAATTATGCGAGAAGCTGTCCTCAAAAAGTTTATCACTCATAGTGATATTAGAGAAGTTCTCCTGAAGACTGGCGATGAGATTTTGGTTGAAAACTCCCCAACGGATTCTTTTTGGGGCTGTGGTGCTAATAGAGCAGGTCTTAACCATCTCGGTAAAACTCTTATGAGTGTGCGTGAAGAAATCCGTAATTTACTATCTTTAACGGGAATTTACGAATAA
- a CDS encoding GAF domain-containing protein, giving the protein MIFTDKSKGLQQSLDQESLLHQMINQIRRSLDLQEILTTTVSQVRLFLGADRVKIYRFDTDGSGEVIAESIHEQRLPSLLGQRFPVGDIPQEAREMFLLVGQRSIVDVANRKIGLSPLQSKETGKRLETNIYYRQVDPCHIQYLEAMGVQSSLVVPILDCDLQEQSAKPTLWGLLVAHQSEPRKILKREIKVLQQVADQVEIAIAQSNLLTAARSKQEREATINRVNTLLHKLPTIQLQGALEEVITAFNGVGGRLYIELSQELYTWGDQPTLPYELDNNIIEQHPLWQNWMAECKQGNVWATTNLYKEPHLRVLALGFFSTPIRGLMVIPLHYREKFIGVLSIFRSEFETEILWAGRCEENRRQILPQFSFELWREQKKGQSAQWKPEDILLAQALYDHFSMAIQQQYMFKEVQTLNANLELRVQEQTYELEKSLLFTKVLKQVTEHIRGTLDLQTTLQSIVREVRALLNSDRVVIFELKSKWVIVEEINGNWQSVLGMNAPGDCFPDEFSLLYSLGRIRVINNVLTASLNDCHREFLQSLQVQATLIVPINIGIEVWGLLIAHECEAPRDWQDAEIDLLQQLGDQAAIAIQQAQLYEQTCNAETEARNQAAQLEHTLHELQETQTKLIHTEKMSGLGQLVAGVAHEINNPINFIYGNLCHASDYTEQLLEILRLYQLHYPHPHSEIKAAIQAMDFEFLVEDLPKIITSMQVGSDRIRSIVLSLRSFSRLDEAENKCVDLHEGIDNTLLILQHRLKGNGEFPPIEVIKDYGNIPQVECYAGQMNQVFMNIFSNAIDALEIGNGNERDKENAQYFGFSQYKYPMPTIHISTRVSADDSRLLIRINDNGSGMTEEVKKRIFDPFYTTKPVGKGTGLGLAISYQIIVEKHGGIMECISEVGKGTEFWIEIPVKPPAKIDR; this is encoded by the coding sequence ATGATATTTACCGATAAATCAAAAGGGTTGCAGCAAAGCTTAGACCAAGAAAGTTTACTGCACCAGATGATAAACCAGATCAGGCGATCGCTCGACCTCCAGGAAATATTAACGACTACCGTTAGCCAAGTGCGTTTATTTTTGGGTGCAGATCGGGTAAAGATATATCGTTTTGATACCGATGGTAGTGGTGAAGTCATTGCTGAATCTATCCATGAGCAGCGTCTACCATCCTTATTAGGGCAGCGCTTCCCAGTTGGTGATATTCCACAAGAAGCTAGGGAGATGTTTTTGTTAGTGGGGCAACGTTCGATTGTGGATGTGGCAAACAGGAAGATCGGGCTATCGCCTCTCCAGTCAAAAGAAACTGGCAAACGTCTAGAAACTAATATCTACTATCGACAGGTAGACCCGTGCCATATTCAATACTTAGAGGCAATGGGTGTGCAGTCTTCGTTAGTAGTGCCAATTTTAGATTGTGATCTACAAGAACAATCGGCAAAACCTACATTGTGGGGATTGTTGGTAGCTCACCAAAGTGAACCCCGAAAGATTTTGAAGCGGGAAATAAAAGTATTGCAGCAAGTAGCTGACCAAGTAGAGATTGCGATCGCTCAAAGTAATCTACTCACCGCAGCCCGCAGCAAGCAAGAGCGAGAAGCTACTATTAATCGAGTTAACACACTATTACATAAACTGCCGACAATCCAATTGCAGGGGGCGCTAGAAGAAGTTATTACTGCCTTCAATGGAGTAGGTGGCAGGCTTTACATTGAACTGAGTCAGGAATTATACACCTGGGGCGACCAACCCACACTCCCCTACGAGTTAGATAACAACATTATCGAACAGCATCCCTTATGGCAAAACTGGATGGCTGAGTGTAAACAGGGTAATGTTTGGGCAACAACCAACCTGTATAAAGAACCACATTTGCGAGTTTTGGCTTTAGGCTTCTTTTCAACTCCAATTCGCGGACTTATGGTGATTCCCCTACATTACCGGGAAAAATTTATTGGTGTATTAAGCATTTTTCGCTCTGAATTTGAAACAGAAATCTTGTGGGCGGGACGATGTGAAGAAAATCGGCGGCAAATATTACCCCAGTTTTCCTTTGAGCTTTGGCGAGAGCAAAAAAAGGGGCAATCAGCCCAGTGGAAACCGGAAGACATTTTATTAGCGCAAGCTTTGTACGATCATTTCTCAATGGCAATTCAGCAGCAATACATGTTTAAAGAAGTACAAACCCTGAATGCCAATCTAGAATTGCGGGTGCAAGAGCAAACTTATGAACTCGAAAAATCATTATTATTTACCAAAGTACTCAAGCAAGTCACAGAGCATATTCGCGGCACATTAGACTTGCAGACAACTCTGCAATCCATCGTTCGAGAAGTCCGTGCCCTGTTAAACTCAGACCGGGTGGTGATTTTTGAACTGAAGAGTAAATGGGTGATTGTCGAAGAGATTAATGGCAATTGGCAGTCAGTTTTGGGAATGAATGCACCAGGCGATTGCTTTCCTGATGAGTTTAGCCTTCTATATAGTCTGGGCAGAATACGGGTAATTAACAACGTTTTGACAGCTTCTTTAAATGATTGTCATCGAGAGTTTTTGCAGAGTCTGCAAGTGCAAGCAACCTTAATAGTTCCGATTAATATAGGTATAGAAGTATGGGGGTTACTAATAGCCCATGAGTGTGAGGCTCCTAGAGATTGGCAGGATGCAGAAATTGATTTATTGCAACAGCTAGGAGATCAGGCTGCGATCGCTATTCAACAAGCGCAACTCTACGAACAAACCTGTAATGCCGAAACTGAAGCCAGAAATCAAGCCGCCCAGTTAGAGCATACCTTACATGAACTCCAAGAAACACAGACAAAATTGATTCACACCGAAAAAATGTCCGGTTTAGGACAGTTGGTGGCGGGTGTCGCCCACGAAATCAACAACCCGATTAACTTTATCTACGGTAACCTCTGCCACGCCAGTGATTACACCGAACAACTACTAGAAATTTTACGTCTCTACCAGTTACACTATCCCCACCCTCATAGCGAAATTAAGGCAGCGATCCAAGCGATGGATTTTGAATTTTTGGTAGAAGACCTCCCAAAAATCATTACCTCAATGCAAGTAGGAAGCGATCGCATTCGTTCAATAGTGCTGTCGTTACGCAGTTTTTCTCGCTTGGATGAGGCTGAAAACAAGTGCGTTGACCTGCATGAAGGCATTGACAACACCTTGTTAATTTTGCAACATCGTCTCAAAGGTAATGGTGAATTCCCACCCATTGAGGTAATCAAAGATTATGGCAACATACCACAGGTAGAATGCTATGCAGGTCAAATGAATCAGGTATTTATGAATATCTTCAGCAATGCCATAGATGCGCTAGAAATTGGGAATGGGAATGAGAGGGACAAAGAGAATGCCCAATACTTCGGCTTCTCTCAGTACAAGTATCCAATGCCCACTATCCATATTTCTACTAGAGTCTCAGCAGACGACTCTCGTCTATTAATTCGGATTAACGACAATGGATCTGGGATGACTGAAGAGGTCAAAAAGCGGATTTTTGACCCGTTTTACACTACCAAACCTGTGGGTAAGGGTACAGGACTAGGATTGGCAATCAGCTATCAGATCATTGTCGAAAAACATGGTGGAATAATGGAGTGCATTTCAGAAGTTGGCAAAGGTACAGAGTTCTGGATTGAAATTCCCGTCAAGCCTCCAGCCAAAATAGATCGCTAA
- a CDS encoding creatininase family protein, which produces MLLHLSTWQEVEVYLQQSKGIIFPIGSTEQHGPTGLIGTDAICAEAIAVGVGDATSAIVGPTINVGMALHHTAFPGSISLRPSTLIQVVRDYVTCLAKAGFSKFYFINGHGGNIATLKAAFSETYAHLEDLQINNAQHVQCQVANWFMCGSVYKLAKELYGDQEGSHATPSEVALTQYVYPEAIKQAYLSPEVASGHRIYSAADFRVRYPDGRMGSNPGLATPEHGKQFYDLAVKELSSGYLEFVNAQ; this is translated from the coding sequence ATGTTACTACATTTAAGTACTTGGCAAGAAGTCGAAGTCTATTTACAGCAGTCAAAGGGGATTATTTTCCCAATTGGTTCCACAGAACAACATGGGCCAACGGGGTTAATTGGGACTGATGCTATTTGTGCAGAAGCGATCGCAGTTGGTGTCGGTGATGCAACTAGCGCGATCGTTGGCCCTACAATCAATGTGGGTATGGCACTGCATCACACTGCCTTTCCTGGCTCAATCAGTCTGCGTCCCAGCACTTTAATTCAAGTAGTGCGAGATTATGTAACTTGTTTAGCCAAAGCTGGTTTTAGCAAGTTCTACTTTATTAACGGACACGGCGGTAATATCGCCACCCTAAAAGCTGCTTTTTCAGAAACTTACGCGCATTTAGAAGATTTGCAGATTAATAATGCTCAACATGTGCAATGTCAAGTGGCAAACTGGTTTATGTGCGGTTCTGTATATAAGCTAGCTAAAGAATTATATGGGGATCAAGAAGGTTCTCATGCAACGCCAAGTGAAGTAGCCCTCACCCAGTACGTTTATCCAGAGGCGATTAAGCAAGCATATCTTTCACCAGAAGTTGCAAGCGGACATCGGATTTATAGCGCTGCTGACTTTCGAGTGCGTTATCCAGATGGACGCATGGGATCAAATCCGGGTTTAGCAACGCCTGAACATGGTAAGCAATTTTATGACTTGGCGGTGAAAGAACTTAGTAGTGGGTATTTGGAATTTGTGAACGCCCAATAA
- a CDS encoding Mo-dependent nitrogenase C-terminal domain-containing protein — protein MLKTLNQRIFLPVFVSPLEEKNQKGSKKRFARPELDLLQPLRQWLDKFEIQNRKLAKLIAKVIPAQCPFERDLMLFGRKIGHIPPMCKLNPLYNELVFLRFRALCYLVDQCGEDIQSYC, from the coding sequence ATGCTTAAAACACTTAATCAGCGTATTTTTCTGCCTGTTTTTGTTAGCCCTTTAGAAGAAAAGAATCAAAAAGGTAGTAAAAAGCGATTTGCTAGACCTGAATTAGATTTACTGCAACCATTACGTCAATGGCTGGACAAATTTGAGATTCAGAATCGGAAATTAGCCAAACTTATTGCTAAAGTGATTCCTGCCCAATGTCCATTTGAGCGCGATCTCATGCTGTTTGGTCGCAAAATAGGGCATATTCCGCCAATGTGCAAACTTAATCCGCTTTATAACGAACTTGTCTTCTTGCGTTTTCGCGCCTTGTGTTATTTAGTAGATCAGTGTGGAGAGGATATTCAATCTTACTGCTGA